TCGCCGGCCTCAAGGTCGGCTACAACCGGGTTCAAGGATTCTACATCGAACTACCTCGGACCCAGGCCGACAGAGCGCCTGTGCAATACACTCGCCGCCAAACGCTGAAGAACGCCGAGCGCTACATCACGCCGGAGCTGAAAGCCTTCGAAGACAAGGTACTGAGCGCCCGCGAAAGAGCGCTGTCCTGCGAGAAGGCGCTCTACGACGAATTATTGGAAACGCTCGGGAATTGGCTGCCTGCGCTGCAAGACTGCGCGGCGGGACTGGCCGAACTGGACGTGCTGGCGACCCTGGCCGAACGCGCCGAGCGGCTGAACTGGGTTGCGCCGCACCTGATGGAAGCGCCGGGCATCCGCATCGTCGGGGGACGCCATCCGGTGGTTGAACAGGTCGGCGGCGCACCGTTCGTGCCCAACGACCTGGAATTCGGCCCGGATCGGCGCATGCTGGTCATCACCGGCCCGAACATGGGCGGCAAATCGACCTACATGCGGCAGGCCGCGATCATCGTGCTGATGGCCCACATCGGGAGCTATGTGCCGGCGGCGGAAGCGGAAATCGGCCCGATCGACCGCATCTACACCCGCATCGGCGCCTCCGACGACCTCGCCAGCGGCCGCTCCACGTTCATGGTGGAAATGACGGAGACCGCCAACATCCTGCACAACGCCACGGCGGAAAGCCTGGTACTGATGGACGAGATCGGCCGCGGAACCAGCACCTTCGACGGGCTTTCGCTGGCCTGGGCCTGCGCCGAGCACTTGGCACGCGAAACGCGAGCCTATACGCTGTTCGCCACCCATTATTTCGAGCTGACGGCGCTGGCCGAGGAATGCGACGGGGTCGGCAACGTGCACCTGGACGCCGTGGAGCACGGCGACAAGGTGGTGTTCCTGCATGCGGTCCAGGACGGGCCCGCGAGCCAGAGCTATGGTCTTCAGGTGGCTGCGCTGGCGGGGGTTCCACGGACGGTGGTCGACAACGCCCGGCGAAAACTGGAGCAACTGGAACGGCAGGCGCGTTCGGCCCATCAGCAAGCTGCGCCGGTAACCCAGTTCGATTTGTTCCTGGCGCCGGAGCCGCACCTCGTGGTACAGCGGCTGGAAACCTTGGACGTCGACGGCCTCAGCCCGCGCGAGGCCTTGAATCTGTTGTTCGAGCTGAAGCAGTCGCTGTGAAGACGGCCCGGCGGAACGGTTCGCCGCCGGGCTCGGAAAGGGAGGTTACGGCGTTTTTGCCTGCTTGCCGCCTTCGTCCTTTTCATGCTTCAGCATGCGGGCAAGCTGCTCGGCCGGAACGTAGCCCGGCAGCACGTTGCCGCCGCCGGTCACGATCATCGGCGTGCCCTGGGCACCGATCGCGGTTCCTAGCGCCATCTGCTCCTTCACGGGGTTGTCGCAGGCCTTTTCTTCCACCTTCTCGCCCTTCTTGGCCTTGGTCAGAGCGGCGTTGCGGTCCTTGGCGCACCATACGCTGACCGCCTTGTCCCAGGAATCCGAGCCTTCGCCGGCGCGCGGGAAGAACAGGTACCGGATCTCGATGCCTTCCTTGAGATAGTTGTCCATCTCCGAATGGAGCTTGCGGCAGTAGCCGCAATCGATGTCGGTGAACACGTAGGCCACGTATTTGCCGAGCTTCGGTTTGAACGCGATCATGTTCTTCTCACCCAGCTTTTCCAGCGCTCCGATCCGCGCATTGGCCAGCTTGGGCTCGGTGAGGTCTTCGCGGTTCTTGAGGTCGATCAGAGAGCCCTGGATCAGGTACTTACCGTCGTCGGAGACATAGAACAGCTTGGGACCGACGATGACCTCGGAAATGCCGGCCAGCGGCGAGGGCTTGATGGAATCGGGCTTCACCCCCGGCAATGCCTGCTTGATCGCATCCTCTACGGCTTTGGCGTCCGCCAGGATGGAAGAGACGGGTACCACCAGGAGTGCGAACAAAGACAACAGGGAACGGAACGCAGGTTTCATCAGGGAATACCTCGGGATGGGAAGGAGTTGGGAGCTTAGGAAAACAGCCGTTCGATGTCGAGCATGAAGGCAAGCGCCATCAGCGCGATCAGGATGAAAAGCCCCACCTGCTGCGCCAGCATCTGGGTCTTTTCAGAGAGTGGACCGCCTTTCACCGCTTCGATCAGATAGAAACTCAGGTGGCCGCCGTCCAGCACCGGGACCGGCAGCAGATTGAGCACACCGAGGCTGACGCTGATCAAGGCCAGGAACTTGACGAAATGCCACAGACCCAGCTTGGCGGACTGCCCTGCGTACTGGGCGATGCTGATGGGGCCACTCAAGTTCTCCACTGTCGCCTTGCCGATGAGCATGCGTCCGATCATCTTGAGCGAGAGCCAGGCGTAATCGCCGGTGCGCTCCACCGCCGCGCCCAGGGCCGGCAGCACGCCCAGCCGATACTCCACTTCCATCGCGGCCCGTACCGAATCGGGTATCCGGGCCGCCGCACCTATCCTCCCGACCGGGCCTTTCGGCCCCTTGACGGTGTCGGGCCGGACGTCAAGGGAGACGTGAACGCCATCGCGCTCAACCACCAGTCCGACGCTCTGGCCGGGACGAGCACGCACGATATCGACCCACTGGCGCCATGTGCGCAGGGCTACGCCGTCCGCGGAAAGCAGCAGGTCGCCGCCTTTCATGCCGGCCCGCTCCGCTGGGCTGCCCGGTTCGGTCCGCTCCACCACAGGCGGCAGCTCAGGCTCCCAGGGCTGCAGGCCGAGCCGCTCCCCCAGGATTTCCGGGGTGTTGAGCATGTGGGCCGGGATGCTGAGAGTACGGATCGCACGTCCGCCATCGCCGGTCTTGACCTCGACCTCGACGGCTCCCTCGTCCATAACCCGCTCGAAGATCCGACCGACGGCGAGACCCCAGGTCGGCGTCGGATCGCCGTCGACGACGAGGATCTCGTCCTCCGGCTCGAACCCTGCCTCGGCGGCGAAGGTGCCCGCTTCCACCGGCCCGAGCACCGGCCGTATCCCGGTCTCGCCAGCCATGAACACGCCCCAGTAAAGCACGATGGCCAGGAGAAAATTGAAGATCGGTCCCGCCGCGACGATGGCGAACCGCACCGGGAGCCGCTGCCGGTTGAAGGCGTAAGGAAGATCGGCCGGAGCGACCGTCCCTTCCCGCTCGTCGACCATGCGGACGTAGCCCCCGATCGGGATTGCAGCCAGCGTGAATTCAGTGTCGTCCGGTCTCCTTTGCCAGCGCAGGAGCGGCGTGCCGAAACCGAGGGAGAACCGCAGCACTTTTACGCCGAGTTTGCGCGCCACCCAGTAATGGCCGAACTCGTGCACCGCGATGAGCAGCGCCAGCGCGACCAGAAAATAGAAAACCGTATGGATGAGAGACATTAAGCCCTACAGTTGCCGATGTACGTCTCCGCTACCTTGCGGGTTTCCGCGTCCGCTTGCAAGACAGACTCGATCGCATCCGCCACTCCAGCCGCAACCGTCGCCATGCAGTGCTCGATTACTCGCGGTATGCCGGTGAAAGCCAGCCGTCGATCCAGAAACGCCGCGACCGCGACCTCGTTGGCCGCATTCAAGATCGCCGGTGCCGTGCCGCCCGCCCGCACCGCCTCGTAAGCCAGGCGCAGACAGGGGAAACGGGCTAGGTCAGGACGCTCGAAGTTCAATTGGTTGACAGCGAACAGATCGAGAGGTTCGGCGCCGGATTCGAAGCGCTCCGGCCAGGCGAGCGCGTGGGCGATCGGAATGCGCATGTCGGGGGTCCCCATCTGTGCCAGCACCGTGCCGTCGACGTAGTCCACCATGGAATGGATCACGCTTTGGCGGTGCACGACGACCTGTACGTCGTCGGGATTCGTATTGAACAGCAGGCAGGCCTCGATCACCTCCAGACCCTTGTTCATCATGGTGGCCGAATCGACCGAGATCTTGCGGCCCATGACCCAGTTGGGATGCGCCACGGCCTGCTCCGGCGTCACCGACTCCAGTTCGGCGATGGGAGTGTACAGGAACGGCCCTCCGGAAGCGGTGAGCAGGATGCGGCGCACCCCGACGGCCTCAGTGCCTGCGCGATACGCCGCCGGCATGCACTGGAACACCGCGTTGTGCTCGCTGTCGATCGGCAGCAACCGGGCCCCCGCCCGAACCACCTCGGCCATGAACAACTGGCCGGACATCACCAGCGCTTCCTTGTTGGCGAGCAGAACATCCTTGCCTGCCCGCGCCGCCGCCAGCGTGGGCAGCAGCCCCGCAGCACCGACGATCGCCGCCATCACGCTGTCCACCTCCGGCAGGGAGGCGACCTGCTCCAGCGCCTCCGGACCGGACAGGACTTCGATGCCGCCCAGACCCGCCGCCGCCAGCCGCTCCCGCAGATCCGCGGCGGCCTCGGCCCGGATCGCCACCGCATAGCGCGGCCGGTGATCGCGGCATTGTTCGAATAAGCGGTCGATGTTGCCGTTGGCGGTCAGCGCCACTACGCGGTAGCGGTCGGGGTGGCGCGCCACCACATCGAGCGTGCTGACGCCGATCGAGCCGGTGGAACCGAGTATGCATATGCCTTTCACGGAATTCTCCAGAGTTCTGCCAGCGCCGCGGTTTATTCTTCCGGCGCCGATTCGTCGGTCCCGGAATCCGTGGGCCCCGGTTCGGCCTCTTCCTGCTCCATCGATTCCGGAGCGGCTTCATCGCTTTCCAGCGGAATCGGCTCGACCTGAACCGGCGCGCCCTCCATTTCGGTAGGCACTTCGATCGTCACGGGCTCAGCGGTCTGCAGGAACAGACCGAGCAGCATGGAGCCGGCATAGAACACCGCGACCGAAGCCAGCAAGGCGTCGATCCTGTCGAGCACCCCGCCGTGACCGGGCAACAGCGAACCGCTGTCCTTCACGCCTCGCTGCCGCTTGAGCAGGCTCTCGAACAAATCGCCGCCCACGGAAATCACGACGGTGACGAGGGAGAGGATGGCGAAATCCGCGATGGTCAAAGGTTCCAGCTTGAACCACAGACCCACGGCGACTGCCAGGATGGCCGACACCGCCAGGGCCCCGTACAGCCCCTCGACCGTCTTGCCGGGGCTGATTTCCGGCATCAGCTTGGTGAAGCCCCAGTTGCGCCCGACGAAATAGGCGGCAATGTCCGCGAAAGAAATCAGCACCAGCAGGTACAACGCCTGCACGGCACCAAAATTGAAGCGCAGCCAGATAAAGAGGATCCAGGAGGTGAGCAGGATGAACCAGCCCAACCCCAGCTTCAACCACACCGGCAACCGGATCGCCAGCGCCTTGTCCGGCTTGGCCCGAAGCAGCATGCCGACGGCGAACCACCACGCCACCACCGGCCACATCAGCCAGTCGACCGTGTAGGGCGCCCACCAACCGGCGAAAGCCATGGGCAACCCGAGGGCGGCGAGGAAAGCGATCCGCCCCGTGCGGTTGTCCACACCGGAGACGCCCGCCCACTCCCAGGCGGCGAGCAGGATCACACCACCCCACACCGCCGAAAACGCGGTGGGCTTAAGCAGCAGGACGGCCGCGATGACCAGTGGCGCCAGGACCAGTGCCGTAATCAAGCGATTTTTGAACATGGCGGAATCGGATTGGGTGAGTTGGAAAATCTTAGCGGCATGAAATCAGGGCATCTGGCCCGCGACCTGTTCGCCGGTATAGCCGAACCGGCGCTGCCTGCCGGCGTAGTCCTCGAACGCGAGATCCAACGCCTCCTCGTCGAATTCCGGCCACAGTACGGGCGTGAAATACAGCTCCGTGTAGGCAAGCTGCCAGAGGAGGAAGTTGCTGATCCGGCGCTCTCCACCGGTGCGGATGAAAAGATCGGGCTCGGGGAGGTCGGCCAGGGCGAGCTGTTGCTGCAGCATTTCCGCCGTGATCCGGTCTGGCGACAGTTCGCCCTGCCCGACCTTTGCCGCCAGCGTCTGGGCCGCCTGGACGATATCCCAACGCCCGCCGTAATTCGCCGCGATCGCCAGTTGCAGACCGGTATTGTCGCGCGTCAGCGCTTCGGCAGCATCCATCCGCTGGCGCAACGCCTCCGCAAACGCCGTGCGGTCGCCGATGATGCGCAGGCGCACGCCGTTCTGGTGCAGCTTTTCCGTTTCCCGTTCCAGCGTCGACAGGAACAATTCCATCAGCACGGAGACTTCCTGCTCGGGCCGCCGCCAGTTCTCGCTGCTGAACGCGAACAGCGTCAGCGCTTCCACGCCGCGCTTCGCGCAGTGCTCCACCACCTTGCGGACCGCGCCGACGCCGGCGCGATGGCCGGCGGTTCGGGGCAGGTAGCGCTCCTGTGCCCAACGGCCGTTGCCATCCATGACGATGGCGACATGGCGTGGGAGGCCGCGCATCCTGGCGCCGTCTTCCGGGGCAAGCGCCATCGGCTTGACATTATCCGGCGAAAAGACCATCGATCGCAGAGTGCTAAACAGCAAGCAGGTCGGCTTCCTTCTGCTCCAGAAGCTTGTCCACTTCCTTGATGAACTGATCCGTGGTTTTCTGAATCTGCTCCTGGCTGCGACGGTCCTCGTCCTCGGAAATCAGCTTTTCCTTGAGCGCCGCCTTGAGTTCGTTGTTGGCGTCGCGGCGGATATTCCGGATCGCCACGCGGCCATTCTCGGCTTCATGGCGCACGACCTTGATCAGGTCGCGGCGGCGCTCCTCGGTCAGCGGCGGCAGCGGCACCCGGATGACGGTGCCGGCGGTGGAGGGATTGAGTCCCAGGTCCGAGGTCATGATCGCCTTTTCGACGGCTTGCACCATGTTCCGCTCCCAGGGAGTGACCGCCAGACTGCGGGCGTCTTCCACCGCAACGTTGGCCACCTGGGTCAGCGGCACCTCATTGCCGTAGTAAGACACCCGGATATGCTCCAGCAGGCTCGGGTGGGCACGCCCGGTGCGAATCTTCGCGAATTCATGCTTCAGGGACTCAATGCTCTTCTGCATCCGCTCCGCGGTACGTTTCTGTATGTCGTTGATCATATGTTCATTACCCCGTTACCAGCAAAGATCCGATGTCCTCTCCCCGAATCAGGCGCATTACCGCGCCCGGGCGAAAAACGTTCATGACCCGCAGCGGCATCTTGTAATCGCGGCACAACACCAACGCCGTCGTATCCATGACATTGAGGCGTTGATCCAACGCTTCGTCGTAGGTCAGGCGCGAATAGAATTTCGCTTCGGGATCTTTCAGGGGATCGGCCGAATAGACGCCGTCGACCTTGGTCGCCTTGATCAGCAGATCGGCGCCAATCTCGATGGCTCTGAGGCTGGCGGCGGAATCGGTGGTGAAGAACGGATTGCCGGTGCCGGCGGCGAAGACCACGACCCGCCCTTTTTCCAGATGCCGGACTGCACGCCGGCGGATGTAGTCTTCACAGACCTGGTTGATCTTGAGGGCCGACATGACCCGCACGGGACGCCCCAGGTTCTCGAGGGCATCCTGCATGGCCAGGGCGTTGATGACCGTGGCGAGCATGCCCATGTGGTCGCCGGTCACGCGATCCAGTCCTTCGGAGGCTTTTTCGGCGCCACGGACGATGTTGCCGCCGCCGATGACCAGGCCGACTTCGACGCCGGCACGGCACAGCTCGTCGATTTCCGTCGCGAGCCGCTTCAGGATGTCGGCGTCTATGCCCGCACCCTGGTCTCCCATCAAGGCTTCGCCGCTGAGCTTGAGCAAGATACGCTTGTATACCGGTTCTGTCATAAACTCGTCGGAAGCTGGTTAATCCACTCTGATCCGGACCACACCCGGCCCGGAAGCGCGCCCGGCGCGCCTAGGCGCCGGGCTACGGACCCTCAGGAAGCGCGCACCTGCGCCATCACTTCCTCGGCGAAATTGGTTTCTTCCTTCTCGATGCCTTCGCCGACTTCGAAGCGGACGAAACGCACCACCGAAGCGCCTTTGGACTGCAGGAGCTTGCCCACCGTCTGGTCGGGATCCTTGACGAACGGCTGTCCTACCAGTGTGATCTCGCCGAGGAACTTGCCGATCCTGCCCTCGACCATTTTTTCGATGATGTTCGCCGGCTTGCCGCTGGTCTGCGCCTGGGCGCTGAAGATTTCCTTTTCCTTGGCGATCACTTCGGCGGGTACGCCTTTTTCGTCGCAGCACAGGGGCTTGCTGGCCGCGATGTGCATGGCGATGTCCTTGCCCAGTTCGGCATCGCCGCCGACCAGCTCGACCAGCACACCGATCCGGGTGCCGTGCAGATAGC
This portion of the Methylococcus mesophilus genome encodes:
- the frr gene encoding ribosome recycling factor, with protein sequence MINDIQKRTAERMQKSIESLKHEFAKIRTGRAHPSLLEHIRVSYYGNEVPLTQVANVAVEDARSLAVTPWERNMVQAVEKAIMTSDLGLNPSTAGTVIRVPLPPLTEERRRDLIKVVRHEAENGRVAIRNIRRDANNELKAALKEKLISEDEDRRSQEQIQKTTDQFIKEVDKLLEQKEADLLAV
- a CDS encoding DsbC family protein; amino-acid sequence: MKPAFRSLLSLFALLVVPVSSILADAKAVEDAIKQALPGVKPDSIKPSPLAGISEVIVGPKLFYVSDDGKYLIQGSLIDLKNREDLTEPKLANARIGALEKLGEKNMIAFKPKLGKYVAYVFTDIDCGYCRKLHSEMDNYLKEGIEIRYLFFPRAGEGSDSWDKAVSVWCAKDRNAALTKAKKGEKVEEKACDNPVKEQMALGTAIGAQGTPMIVTGGGNVLPGYVPAEQLARMLKHEKDEGGKQAKTP
- a CDS encoding isoprenyl transferase → MALAPEDGARMRGLPRHVAIVMDGNGRWAQERYLPRTAGHRAGVGAVRKVVEHCAKRGVEALTLFAFSSENWRRPEQEVSVLMELFLSTLERETEKLHQNGVRLRIIGDRTAFAEALRQRMDAAEALTRDNTGLQLAIAANYGGRWDIVQAAQTLAAKVGQGELSPDRITAEMLQQQLALADLPEPDLFIRTGGERRISNFLLWQLAYTELYFTPVLWPEFDEEALDLAFEDYAGRQRRFGYTGEQVAGQMP
- a CDS encoding phosphatidate cytidylyltransferase, coding for MFKNRLITALVLAPLVIAAVLLLKPTAFSAVWGGVILLAAWEWAGVSGVDNRTGRIAFLAALGLPMAFAGWWAPYTVDWLMWPVVAWWFAVGMLLRAKPDKALAIRLPVWLKLGLGWFILLTSWILFIWLRFNFGAVQALYLLVLISFADIAAYFVGRNWGFTKLMPEISPGKTVEGLYGALAVSAILAVAVGLWFKLEPLTIADFAILSLVTVVISVGGDLFESLLKRQRGVKDSGSLLPGHGGVLDRIDALLASVAVFYAGSMLLGLFLQTAEPVTIEVPTEMEGAPVQVEPIPLESDEAAPESMEQEEAEPGPTDSGTDESAPEE
- the rseP gene encoding RIP metalloprotease RseP, whose amino-acid sequence is MSLIHTVFYFLVALALLIAVHEFGHYWVARKLGVKVLRFSLGFGTPLLRWQRRPDDTEFTLAAIPIGGYVRMVDEREGTVAPADLPYAFNRQRLPVRFAIVAAGPIFNFLLAIVLYWGVFMAGETGIRPVLGPVEAGTFAAEAGFEPEDEILVVDGDPTPTWGLAVGRIFERVMDEGAVEVEVKTGDGGRAIRTLSIPAHMLNTPEILGERLGLQPWEPELPPVVERTEPGSPAERAGMKGGDLLLSADGVALRTWRQWVDIVRARPGQSVGLVVERDGVHVSLDVRPDTVKGPKGPVGRIGAAARIPDSVRAAMEVEYRLGVLPALGAAVERTGDYAWLSLKMIGRMLIGKATVENLSGPISIAQYAGQSAKLGLWHFVKFLALISVSLGVLNLLPVPVLDGGHLSFYLIEAVKGGPLSEKTQMLAQQVGLFILIALMALAFMLDIERLFS
- the ispC gene encoding 1-deoxy-D-xylulose-5-phosphate reductoisomerase; amino-acid sequence: MKGICILGSTGSIGVSTLDVVARHPDRYRVVALTANGNIDRLFEQCRDHRPRYAVAIRAEAAADLRERLAAAGLGGIEVLSGPEALEQVASLPEVDSVMAAIVGAAGLLPTLAAARAGKDVLLANKEALVMSGQLFMAEVVRAGARLLPIDSEHNAVFQCMPAAYRAGTEAVGVRRILLTASGGPFLYTPIAELESVTPEQAVAHPNWVMGRKISVDSATMMNKGLEVIEACLLFNTNPDDVQVVVHRQSVIHSMVDYVDGTVLAQMGTPDMRIPIAHALAWPERFESGAEPLDLFAVNQLNFERPDLARFPCLRLAYEAVRAGGTAPAILNAANEVAVAAFLDRRLAFTGIPRVIEHCMATVAAGVADAIESVLQADAETRKVAETYIGNCRA
- the pyrH gene encoding UMP kinase, with translation MTEPVYKRILLKLSGEALMGDQGAGIDADILKRLATEIDELCRAGVEVGLVIGGGNIVRGAEKASEGLDRVTGDHMGMLATVINALAMQDALENLGRPVRVMSALKINQVCEDYIRRRAVRHLEKGRVVVFAAGTGNPFFTTDSAASLRAIEIGADLLIKATKVDGVYSADPLKDPEAKFYSRLTYDEALDQRLNVMDTTALVLCRDYKMPLRVMNVFRPGAVMRLIRGEDIGSLLVTG